One segment of Gammaproteobacteria bacterium DNA contains the following:
- the cydB gene encoding cytochrome d ubiquinol oxidase subunit II produces the protein MAIDLVPIWIAIMALAIFMYVLLDGFDLGVGILYPLAPSERDRTLMMASVAPIWDGNETWLIIGGAGLLAAFPRAFSILMPALYFPILFMLLGLICRGVAFEFRHKATRWRTAWSAMFCGGSFVAAFAQGIILGNYINGFRVVNGQFAGTSWDWIHPFALFTGFGVTTGYALLGATWLVLKTEGELQAWARRQAERALAMTGLFIIVVSVYSPFAHPRIYARWFTAEHWLWLAPLLLAMVALFWAASVALRRGRSQAGPFVAAMGIFALCYAELAVSLFPYVVPHEITLRQAAASPYSQAFLLIGTLLLLPVILGYTAWSYWVFRGKVSSADGYG, from the coding sequence ATGGCCATTGACCTCGTGCCGATCTGGATCGCGATCATGGCGCTTGCGATCTTCATGTATGTCTTGCTCGATGGTTTCGATCTTGGGGTGGGCATTCTCTACCCCCTAGCCCCTTCAGAGCGGGACCGGACGCTGATGATGGCGTCGGTGGCGCCGATTTGGGACGGCAATGAAACCTGGCTGATCATCGGTGGGGCAGGGTTGCTGGCGGCGTTCCCGCGCGCGTTCTCGATCCTGATGCCTGCACTGTATTTCCCCATCCTGTTCATGTTACTGGGTTTAATTTGCCGAGGCGTCGCCTTTGAGTTCCGCCACAAAGCCACCCGCTGGCGCACAGCTTGGTCCGCGATGTTTTGCGGTGGCTCGTTCGTGGCGGCATTCGCGCAAGGCATTATTCTCGGTAACTATATCAATGGCTTTCGGGTCGTGAACGGTCAGTTCGCTGGTACGAGTTGGGATTGGATTCATCCCTTCGCCCTGTTTACAGGGTTTGGGGTGACCACTGGCTACGCGCTGCTGGGCGCGACCTGGTTGGTGTTGAAAACCGAAGGCGAGTTGCAAGCCTGGGCGCGCCGACAGGCAGAGCGGGCGCTGGCCATGACCGGACTTTTCATCATTGTCGTCAGTGTGTATTCCCCGTTCGCGCATCCCCGTATTTATGCGCGCTGGTTCACCGCGGAACACTGGCTCTGGCTCGCCCCCTTGCTATTGGCGATGGTGGCCCTGTTCTGGGCCGCGTCCGTAGCTCTGCGCCGTGGGCGCTCGCAAGCCGGGCCTTTCGTAGCGGCAATGGGCATTTTCGCACTGTGTTACGCCGAACTGGCGGTGAGCTTATTTCCGTATGTGGTTCCGCACGAGATCACCCTGCGCCAAGCTGCCGCGAGCCCGTACAGTCAAGCGTTCCTCCTCATCGGCACCCTGCTGTTATTGCCGGTGATCCTGGGCTACACGGCGTGGTCGTATTGGGTCTTCCGCGGCAAGGTGTCCTCCGCTGACGGTTATGGTTAA
- a CDS encoding ribosomal protein L7/L12 has translation MNAELPPMARAALQRGHKIEAIKIVREQLGVDLKQAKEIVEASSGDGSPGSQRPYSRQHQEGLPSAAADALARGNKIEAIRIVREALGIGLKEAKEYVEQHGSNAQNATSMVALVRRGDSGGGWRWLMLLLVIALAAVYWFKLG, from the coding sequence ATGAATGCTGAACTGCCACCGATGGCGCGGGCCGCCTTGCAACGTGGCCACAAGATCGAGGCGATCAAGATCGTGCGTGAGCAACTCGGCGTCGATTTGAAGCAAGCTAAGGAGATCGTCGAAGCTTCATCGGGCGACGGCTCACCGGGGAGTCAAAGACCGTACAGCAGACAACACCAAGAAGGGCTGCCCAGCGCGGCTGCCGATGCCTTGGCGCGCGGCAACAAGATCGAAGCCATCCGCATCGTGCGCGAAGCGCTGGGCATCGGACTGAAGGAAGCCAAGGAATATGTCGAACAGCACGGCTCCAACGCCCAGAATGCTACCAGCATGGTTGCGCTGGTACGCCGCGGGGATAGCGGCGGTGGTTGGCGATGGCTGATGCTGCTGTTGGTTATCGCTTTGGCAGCCGTCTATTGGTTCAAGCTCGGTTGA
- a CDS encoding cytochrome ubiquinol oxidase subunit I, with product MHGDPLILSRLQFVFVIAFHIIFPAVTIGLASYIAVLEGLYLARGDARYLRASQFWLRIFAVAFGMGVVSGIVMPFQFGTNWARFADHVANVVGPLLAYEGLTAFLLEATFLGVLLFGRNRVPQWAHFGAAVLVAAGTLFSSFWILAFNSWMQTPAGFVMEGSRFLPADFSAIIFSPSFPYRLAHTVSAFYNTTGFVVLGVSAYYLARGRHRKTALLMARMTVFFLAVMMPLQIVLGDAHGLNTLQHQPAKIAAMEGLWETRAPVPSVLFAIPDQDAQKNLFELSVPHLASLYLTHSWDGQVTGLKAFAREDQPPVLPVFFAFRVMVGIGVLMLLVAWWGAWLAWRGQLEHSPRFLQVAQWMGPSGFIAVLAGWVVTEVGRQPWTVYGLLRTADSVSPTLTGLDVFLSLLFYQAVYFTVYAAAGYYLLRLIRQGPDAELAPDASARPMRPLSASSISLESENCHGH from the coding sequence ATGCACGGCGATCCGCTGATCCTATCGCGCCTGCAATTCGTTTTTGTCATCGCGTTTCATATTATTTTTCCCGCTGTCACCATCGGACTGGCAAGCTATATCGCGGTTCTCGAAGGTTTGTATTTAGCGCGGGGCGACGCCCGCTACCTGCGGGCATCCCAATTTTGGCTGCGTATCTTTGCAGTCGCCTTCGGCATGGGGGTGGTTTCGGGGATCGTGATGCCCTTCCAGTTCGGCACCAACTGGGCGCGTTTTGCCGATCATGTAGCCAATGTCGTTGGCCCGCTCCTCGCCTATGAAGGGCTGACTGCGTTTCTCCTGGAAGCCACATTCCTAGGCGTGCTGCTGTTCGGCCGGAACCGGGTGCCGCAATGGGCGCATTTCGGCGCAGCGGTTCTGGTGGCGGCAGGCACCTTGTTTTCGTCGTTCTGGATTTTGGCCTTTAATAGCTGGATGCAAACGCCCGCCGGTTTTGTGATGGAAGGCAGCCGTTTTCTACCCGCAGACTTCAGCGCCATCATTTTCAGCCCTTCGTTTCCCTACCGGTTGGCGCATACAGTAAGCGCGTTCTACAACACTACAGGTTTTGTCGTGTTGGGTGTGTCGGCGTATTACTTGGCGCGCGGACGCCATCGAAAAACGGCCCTGTTGATGGCGCGCATGACGGTATTTTTCCTGGCGGTGATGATGCCGTTGCAAATCGTTCTTGGCGATGCGCATGGACTGAACACGCTGCAACATCAACCGGCGAAGATCGCGGCCATGGAGGGCTTGTGGGAAACGCGCGCGCCCGTGCCATCGGTATTGTTCGCGATTCCCGATCAAGACGCGCAAAAGAATCTTTTTGAACTCTCGGTGCCGCATCTGGCCAGCTTGTACCTGACCCACTCCTGGGATGGCCAGGTGACGGGTCTTAAAGCCTTTGCGCGGGAAGACCAACCGCCGGTATTGCCGGTCTTCTTCGCCTTTCGGGTGATGGTGGGCATCGGCGTGCTGATGCTGCTGGTCGCCTGGTGGGGAGCATGGCTGGCCTGGCGCGGCCAATTGGAGCATTCGCCGCGCTTTTTACAGGTCGCACAATGGATGGGACCCAGTGGCTTTATCGCCGTGCTGGCCGGCTGGGTCGTTACCGAGGTGGGCCGACAGCCGTGGACCGTCTATGGATTGCTGCGCACCGCCGACAGCGTGAGTCCGACGCTCACTGGCCTGGATGTGTTTCTGTCGCTGTTGTTTTATCAGGCCGTCTACTTCACGGTGTATGCAGCGGCCGGATACTATCTGCTACGGCTGATCCGGCAGGGTCCCGACGCCGAGCTGGCGCCCGACGCCAGCGCACGACCCATGCGGCCCCTGTCGGCATCCTCTATCTCCTTGGAAAGCGAGAATTGTCATGGCCATTGA
- a CDS encoding chloride channel protein, producing the protein MISRTALRGARRVLGALDGPWRNLLVAMGVGVLGALAVEAFRTVLFALEMGLVGAHDGHLVPAARELEPEIRLLVPMIGGPAVGMLLWLAEGAHSTKPSRFRGDYIEAVAIGNGRLDLHSGALKILASLVVVSTGGAVGREGAMILLAAMASSWIGRLAGETLQLRLMVSCGAAAGLAAAYHTPLAGAVFVAEILLGSLALAQLGPVVVAAVVSHGITIALVGPGVRFPMATVPPFAASQAMIMLAFAPISGMAGAVLLYWLELTRRLFVKLALPLPLPLVVGGLIVGVLSLWRPEVWGNGDSGIRQQIDGLWPWQIVALVLALKLLAVAATTGSGAPGGVFTPTLFVGAAFGALLSAALAALGYTGAAEPVYAVLGMATVLAGTTHAPVMAALMVAEMTGQYSLLTVFLPACVVATLVSQRLHPQSIYGLSAPTEEPK; encoded by the coding sequence GTGATCTCTCGTACGGCTTTGCGAGGCGCCCGGCGCGTGTTGGGCGCGCTGGACGGCCCTTGGCGCAATCTTCTGGTGGCCATGGGGGTGGGCGTGTTGGGCGCGCTGGCCGTGGAGGCGTTTCGCACGGTGCTGTTCGCGCTGGAAATGGGGTTGGTCGGCGCGCACGACGGGCATCTGGTACCCGCCGCCCGTGAACTGGAACCTGAAATTCGTTTGCTGGTGCCGATGATCGGCGGGCCGGCGGTAGGGATGTTATTGTGGCTAGCCGAGGGAGCGCACTCAACCAAGCCCTCTCGCTTCAGAGGCGATTACATCGAAGCCGTCGCCATTGGCAATGGCCGGCTCGACCTGCATAGCGGCGCGCTCAAGATTCTGGCGTCGCTGGTGGTGGTCAGCACCGGCGGCGCCGTGGGCCGCGAGGGCGCTATGATTCTGCTGGCCGCCATGGCTTCATCGTGGATTGGCCGGCTGGCTGGCGAGACCTTGCAACTGCGGCTGATGGTGAGTTGCGGAGCGGCGGCTGGACTGGCGGCTGCCTATCACACGCCGTTGGCGGGAGCGGTTTTCGTCGCCGAAATCTTGCTGGGATCGCTGGCGTTAGCGCAGCTCGGGCCGGTCGTTGTGGCGGCGGTCGTCTCGCACGGTATTACCATCGCGCTCGTAGGTCCCGGTGTCCGGTTCCCCATGGCGACCGTTCCCCCATTTGCAGCGTCGCAAGCGATGATCATGTTGGCGTTCGCACCGATCAGCGGCATGGCGGGCGCTGTCTTACTGTATTGGTTGGAGTTGACGCGCCGCTTATTTGTGAAGCTCGCCTTACCCTTGCCTTTGCCGCTAGTGGTGGGGGGGCTGATCGTCGGCGTACTGTCGCTGTGGCGACCAGAAGTCTGGGGCAACGGCGATAGCGGCATCCGTCAACAGATTGACGGACTCTGGCCTTGGCAAATCGTCGCGCTCGTGCTCGCGCTTAAACTGCTGGCAGTCGCGGCGACCACGGGATCGGGAGCGCCGGGCGGCGTCTTCACGCCGACGTTGTTCGTCGGCGCGGCATTCGGCGCATTGCTCTCGGCTGCGCTGGCCGCGCTTGGCTACACGGGTGCGGCTGAACCGGTTTACGCCGTATTGGGCATGGCCACGGTGCTGGCCGGCACCACGCATGCGCCGGTGATGGCCGCGTTGATGGTCGCCGAAATGACGGGTCAATACAGTTTGCTCACTGTATTCCTACCGGCTTGCGTAGTAGCAACCTTGGTTTCTCAGCGCCTGCACCCGCAGTCGATTTACGGCCTGAGCGCGCCGACCGAGGAACCCAAATGA
- a CDS encoding DHA2 family efflux MFS transporter permease subunit has product MSRVAAIPSGRPPGTQPFEPLQGGRRLAATMALALAAFMNILDLTIANVSVPTIAGAMGVSATQGTWIVTSYAVSEAIMLPLTGWFAARLGQRRMFMTATLAFTTASLACGLSPNFAVLLAGRVIQGAVGAAMIPLAQAMLLSIYPPAKRGLAMGIFVMTTVAAPIVGPVAGGWITDHLSWHWIFLVNLPVGALCLLLVWGLLGRFESARRRPPVDLVGIALLALGVGCLQILLDKGNELDWFSSPFIVALAVTAGIALAVFVAWTLTSRYPVVELHLFARRNYAVGVTCMAITSVAFFGTNVVVPLWLQTQLGYTAEWAGRTMAFGGMLAIVMGPLLGANIHRLDARAAATFGLVMFALFAYLSSRFPPNVDFWTLATTRLLLGAGISCLFLPLTVIYLSGLTAEQTASAAGLGNFMRNLGSSFGTSIMVSLWSHRTEQYTVQLAEHVANHNPAATAYLNQLSEIGFSLTAALAYLQHNVIAPQASLLATNAVLLTSAVLALTLIGLVWWARPPFSAGDAAH; this is encoded by the coding sequence ATGAGCCGCGTTGCAGCCATACCGTCCGGTCGTCCTCCTGGCACACAACCGTTCGAACCGCTGCAAGGCGGTCGGCGGCTCGCGGCAACGATGGCGTTGGCGCTGGCCGCCTTCATGAACATTCTGGACCTAACGATCGCCAATGTTTCCGTGCCAACCATCGCCGGCGCCATGGGGGTCAGCGCCACCCAGGGCACTTGGATCGTGACCTCTTACGCGGTCTCGGAGGCGATCATGCTGCCGTTGACGGGTTGGTTCGCAGCGCGGCTGGGTCAGCGCCGCATGTTTATGACCGCCACCCTGGCTTTCACCACCGCCTCACTGGCCTGCGGCCTGAGTCCGAACTTCGCCGTGCTGCTGGCGGGCCGGGTGATCCAAGGGGCGGTCGGCGCGGCGATGATCCCGCTGGCGCAGGCCATGCTGCTGTCCATCTATCCTCCGGCCAAGCGCGGGCTAGCGATGGGCATCTTTGTGATGACCACGGTGGCCGCTCCCATTGTCGGCCCCGTGGCAGGCGGTTGGATCACTGATCATTTGTCCTGGCACTGGATCTTTTTGGTCAACCTGCCGGTGGGCGCGCTGTGTTTATTGTTGGTGTGGGGGTTACTGGGCCGTTTTGAAAGCGCCCGCCGCCGACCGCCGGTCGATTTAGTCGGCATCGCGTTGTTAGCGCTTGGGGTGGGTTGCTTGCAAATTCTACTCGACAAAGGCAACGAGCTGGATTGGTTCAGCTCGCCGTTCATCGTTGCGCTCGCGGTAACCGCGGGGATCGCGCTGGCGGTCTTTGTCGCCTGGACGCTGACCTCGCGTTATCCCGTGGTCGAACTGCACCTGTTCGCTCGCCGCAACTACGCGGTGGGCGTCACCTGCATGGCGATCACTTCAGTGGCTTTCTTCGGCACCAACGTGGTGGTGCCATTGTGGCTGCAAACCCAACTGGGTTATACGGCTGAATGGGCGGGCCGCACCATGGCGTTCGGCGGAATGTTGGCGATCGTGATGGGGCCACTGCTTGGCGCTAACATTCATCGGCTCGACGCTCGCGCAGCCGCCACCTTCGGGTTGGTGATGTTTGCGCTGTTTGCCTATCTGTCGTCGCGTTTTCCGCCGAACGTGGACTTCTGGACGCTGGCGACCACCCGCTTGTTGTTAGGGGCGGGGATCTCATGTTTGTTTCTGCCGCTGACCGTCATTTATCTATCGGGCCTGACTGCCGAGCAGACTGCCAGCGCCGCTGGACTGGGCAACTTCATGCGCAACCTCGGTTCGAGCTTTGGCACCTCGATCATGGTTTCCCTGTGGTCACACCGCACCGAGCAGTACACCGTGCAACTGGCCGAGCATGTGGCTAACCATAACCCAGCGGCTACTGCGTATCTCAACCAGTTGAGCGAAATTGGGTTTTCTCTGACGGCAGCGCTGGCCTACCTGCAACATAATGTGATTGCGCCGCAGGCGTCGCTACTGGCGACGAATGCGGTATTGCTCACCAGCGCTGTGCTCGCGCTGACGCTGATCGGGCTGGTCTGGTGGGCGCGGCCCCCATTTTCGGCGGGCGACGCGGCGCATTGA
- a CDS encoding pirin family protein encodes MSTRTLQQIIRAHPTSDGAGVKLRRSLGQSPGARLDPFLMLDEFSTDNPDDYIAGFPAHPHRGFETVTYMLEGRMQHEDHLGHRGELVSGGAQWMTAGRGIIHSEMPLQDSGRLRGFQLWINLPAREKMKLAAYRDIRPEEIASIALEGGGWARVIAGRIDSQTASAEGPIQGLSTAPLFADVELRPGARFTQAIETADNAFVYVYEGELEIGAAGGPRRLAAHEAGLLSTGERIDVAAGELGARFILLAARPLREPVVQYGPFVMNTREEIEQALVDYQNGELTGERTTPLVSSRS; translated from the coding sequence ATGAGCACCCGTACCCTGCAACAGATCATTCGCGCCCACCCGACTTCGGACGGCGCTGGTGTGAAGCTGCGCCGCAGCCTCGGCCAAAGTCCCGGCGCGCGCCTGGACCCGTTTCTGATGCTGGATGAATTTTCCACGGACAATCCGGACGACTACATCGCCGGCTTTCCCGCCCATCCGCATCGCGGCTTCGAGACGGTGACCTACATGCTCGAAGGCCGGATGCAACACGAAGATCATCTCGGCCATCGCGGCGAGCTGGTCAGCGGCGGCGCACAGTGGATGACCGCCGGGCGCGGCATCATTCATTCGGAAATGCCGCTACAGGACAGCGGTCGCCTGCGCGGTTTCCAACTCTGGATCAACCTGCCGGCCCGCGAGAAAATGAAGCTGGCGGCCTACCGTGACATTCGTCCGGAAGAGATCGCTTCCATAGCGCTCGAGGGTGGCGGGTGGGCGCGCGTCATCGCTGGCCGGATCGATTCGCAAACAGCGAGCGCAGAAGGCCCGATCCAGGGCCTGAGCACAGCGCCGCTGTTCGCCGATGTGGAGCTACGCCCCGGTGCGCGTTTCACGCAGGCTATCGAAACCGCTGACAACGCCTTCGTGTATGTCTACGAGGGCGAGTTGGAGATCGGCGCAGCGGGTGGCCCGCGGCGGCTCGCGGCGCACGAGGCCGGCCTGTTGTCGACCGGCGAGCGCATTGACGTCGCGGCTGGCGAGCTGGGCGCGCGCTTCATCCTGCTGGCTGCGCGACCGCTGCGCGAACCGGTGGTGCAGTACGGTCCTTTCGTGATGAACACGCGCGAGGAGATCGAGCAAGCCCTCGTCGACTACCAAAACGGCGAACTCACCGGAGAGCGCACAACGCCGCTAGTCTCGTCGCGATCATGA
- a CDS encoding rhomboid family intramembrane serine protease, producing MPPFTQTLIIANVAVFFLTQLTGFRAIDWFALWPTNSGFFMPWQLVSYAFLHANLAHLLFNLFGLWMFGSELERAWGWRRFATFYFICVLTAAAVQLIVMTVLGRDAPMVGASGGLFGLLIGFAMVFPNRKMLLLLPPISLPAWLFATLYGLLELTLGVTASANGVAHFAHLGGLAGGWMTLRHWRGQFPFGKKRHL from the coding sequence ATGCCGCCCTTCACCCAAACGCTCATCATCGCCAACGTCGCAGTATTTTTTCTAACGCAGTTGACGGGGTTCAGAGCGATAGACTGGTTTGCACTGTGGCCGACGAATTCTGGCTTTTTCATGCCTTGGCAATTGGTTAGCTACGCTTTTTTGCACGCTAACCTGGCGCATTTGCTTTTCAATCTGTTTGGGCTGTGGATGTTCGGCTCCGAATTGGAGCGAGCCTGGGGTTGGCGCCGGTTTGCCACCTTCTATTTCATCTGCGTCTTGACGGCGGCGGCAGTCCAGTTGATCGTAATGACCGTGCTCGGTAGAGACGCACCAATGGTCGGTGCTTCTGGCGGCCTATTTGGCTTGTTGATCGGCTTCGCGATGGTGTTTCCGAACCGGAAAATGCTGCTGTTGCTACCGCCGATTTCATTGCCAGCTTGGTTATTCGCTACGTTGTACGGCTTGCTTGAGCTGACGCTGGGAGTGACCGCCAGCGCGAACGGCGTTGCCCACTTCGCTCATCTGGGCGGACTGGCGGGTGGCTGGATGACTCTCCGCCACTGGCGCGGTCAATTTCCTTTTGGCAAAAAGCGCCACTTATAA
- a CDS encoding DUF302 domain-containing protein: protein MNIIVNSTKSFDQTTVDLEQSVARHGFSVLHCFPLSETLASKGHPIVGRCAVFEICNASLAARMLTRNPTVSLALPCRITVFESAGQTCLGTIAPTTILSGFEITPDIEEAAAAVEHTLQQILADAA, encoded by the coding sequence ATGAATATCATCGTCAATTCCACGAAATCCTTCGATCAGACCACAGTCGACTTGGAGCAGAGCGTCGCACGTCATGGTTTCAGCGTGCTGCACTGCTTTCCTCTCAGCGAGACGCTGGCCTCCAAAGGCCATCCCATCGTCGGGCGCTGCGCCGTGTTCGAGATCTGTAATGCTTCATTAGCCGCACGCATGCTAACCCGCAATCCTACGGTCAGCCTAGCGCTGCCTTGTCGCATCACGGTGTTCGAAAGCGCTGGCCAAACCTGCCTGGGCACGATAGCCCCCACCACGATCCTCTCCGGTTTCGAGATCACGCCCGATATCGAGGAGGCCGCCGCCGCTGTAGAACACACTCTGCAACAAATTTTGGCCGATGCCGCGTGA
- a CDS encoding NAD(P)H-dependent oxidoreductase produces the protein MKTLLQLNTSLFSGQGQSTQLADQFVARWRDKNPDGRVITRDLAADPAPHLDGARFQSFLTAPESRTEAQNVVVAYSDALIEELRAADIVVLGLPMYNFGIPSTLKAYFDHVARVGVTFKYTEKGPVGLLGDKTVVVYAARGGRYAGTPLDTQTDYVRNFLRFIGIDDVRFVYAEGLALGEDSKMAALAQARSDTEMLVA, from the coding sequence ATGAAAACACTGCTGCAACTGAACACCAGTCTTTTTTCTGGCCAAGGCCAGTCCACCCAACTAGCCGATCAATTTGTCGCCCGGTGGCGCGACAAGAACCCGGACGGCCGCGTCATCACACGCGATCTAGCCGCCGATCCGGCGCCCCATCTGGACGGCGCGCGCTTTCAGTCCTTCCTCACTGCGCCTGAGTCGCGCACCGAAGCGCAGAATGTTGTAGTCGCCTACTCCGACGCTTTGATTGAGGAGTTGCGTGCGGCCGACATCGTGGTGCTGGGCCTGCCGATGTACAATTTCGGCATTCCTTCGACGCTCAAAGCCTACTTCGATCATGTAGCGCGCGTCGGCGTTACCTTCAAGTACACCGAGAAGGGTCCAGTCGGTCTGTTGGGCGACAAGACCGTGGTGGTCTATGCCGCACGCGGTGGCCGCTACGCCGGGACGCCGCTGGACACCCAGACCGACTACGTGCGGAATTTCCTGCGCTTTATCGGTATCGACGACGTGCGCTTTGTCTATGCCGAGGGGCTGGCCTTGGGTGAGGACAGCAAGATGGCTGCTTTGGCCCAAGCGCGCAGCGATACCGAAATGCTGGTCGCCTGA
- a CDS encoding LysR family transcriptional regulator, which produces MTRNTPSISLEQWRALVGVVEAGGYAQAAEALHKSQSALTYAIQKIETQLDVRAFEIQGRKAVLTTTGQMLYRRALALLAEAAELEQAAYKASAGWEAEIGLAVEMLFPTAIVLASLAEFGRESPHTRIELIESVIGGTPEALLEGRANLAVTARIPPGFAGDSLIRMPLLAVAHPDHALHRMERPLRFRDLRSHRHLIVRDSSRQRDRRTLSLDVEQRWTVSQMATSIAAVCAGYGFSWFPREAIAAELSDGRLKALPLKEGGERYVELYLVLTDPDFAGPGVRRLAAILRETVQRECARTRGEQTGLNRA; this is translated from the coding sequence ATGACCCGAAACACCCCTTCAATCAGCCTCGAACAATGGCGCGCCTTAGTGGGCGTGGTCGAGGCTGGCGGCTACGCCCAAGCGGCTGAAGCCCTGCACAAGAGCCAGTCGGCGCTGACCTACGCTATCCAGAAGATCGAAACCCAGTTGGACGTGCGCGCCTTCGAAATCCAGGGTCGCAAGGCGGTGCTGACCACGACCGGGCAGATGCTCTACCGGCGCGCCCTGGCCCTGCTGGCGGAGGCCGCCGAACTGGAGCAGGCGGCCTACAAAGCCTCGGCCGGCTGGGAGGCGGAAATCGGGTTAGCGGTGGAAATGCTGTTTCCCACCGCCATCGTGCTCGCCAGTCTGGCGGAATTTGGGCGGGAAAGTCCGCACACGCGCATCGAACTGATCGAATCGGTGATCGGCGGCACGCCGGAGGCGTTGCTCGAAGGCCGTGCAAACCTCGCGGTCACTGCGCGCATTCCGCCAGGCTTCGCCGGCGATTCGCTGATCCGCATGCCCCTGCTGGCGGTGGCGCATCCCGACCACGCCCTGCATCGAATGGAGCGCCCGCTCCGCTTTCGCGATTTGCGCAGCCACCGTCATCTGATCGTGCGCGACAGCAGCCGTCAACGCGACCGGCGCACCCTGTCGTTAGACGTTGAACAGCGCTGGACGGTGAGCCAGATGGCCACCTCGATCGCCGCGGTCTGCGCCGGCTACGGCTTCTCCTGGTTTCCGCGCGAGGCCATCGCCGCCGAATTGTCCGATGGCCGGCTGAAGGCCCTGCCGCTCAAGGAGGGCGGCGAGCGGTACGTGGAACTCTATCTGGTCCTCACCGATCCGGACTTTGCCGGTCCAGGTGTGCGCCGCTTAGCGGCGATCTTGCGCGAAACCGTGCAGCGCGAATGCGCCCGCACGCGCGGCGAACAGACGGGACTCAACCGAGCTTGA